The following are encoded together in the Cheilinus undulatus linkage group 3, ASM1832078v1, whole genome shotgun sequence genome:
- the arl6ip5a gene encoding ADP-ribosylation factor-like 6 interacting protein 5a has translation MAKVELTPLRAWDDFFPGTERFAKPDTKDLAKWNNRVVSNLLYYQTNYLTLAVVVFLIVGFLNPLGMFTAMAVVSAIFLGSVWAGENRAIISNFKRQNPTAFLIAVMVASYVVISILGSVMVFMSAITLPLAMIFAHASFRLRNMKNKLENKIECAGLKRSPMGILLEALGQQEENIQKIQSFLEGKIKE, from the exons ATGGCGAAAGTGGAGCTGACACCGCTTAGAGCCTGGGATGACTTCTTTCCAGGCACGGAAAGGTTCGCTAAACCGGACACCAAAGACCTGGCGAAATGGAACAACAGAGTTGTCAGCAACCTGCTTTATTATCAGACTAACTATTTGACGCTGGCCGTCGTTGTTTTTCTCATCGTCGG GTTCCTCAACCCTCTGGGGATGTTCACAGCCATGGCGGTGGTGTCAGCCATATTCCTGGGGTCTGTGTGGGCCGGGGAGAACAGAGCTATTATAAGCAACTTTAAGAGGCAGAATCCCACAGCGTTTTTGATTGCTGTCATGGTGGCCAGCTACGTTGTAATCTCTATACTGGGGAGTGTAATGGTGTTTATGTCTGCAATCACGTTACCTCTGGCTA TGATATTTGCACATGCTTCATTTCGCCTTCgtaacatgaaaaacaaactggaGAACAAGATCGAATGTGCAGGACTGAAGAGATCACCCATGGGCATTTTGCTGGAAGCCCTGGGTCAACAAGAGGAGAACATTCAGAAAATCCAGAGCTTTCTGGAGGGAAAAATCAAGGAGTGA
- the trnt1 gene encoding CCA tRNA nucleotidyltransferase 1, mitochondrial, with amino-acid sequence MWSRILSPCLISGSFHWRSLFTMQLKSSEFQSLFNDGLNGLAEVFEKHQYELRIAGGAVRDLLSGKRPEDVDFATTATPEEMKQMFQRAGIRMINNKGEKHGTITARLHNENFEVTTLRVDVQTDGRHAEVEFTTDWQKDAERRDLTINSMFLGLDGTLYDYFKGYEDLQNRKVRFVGSAKQRIQEDYLRILRYFRFYGRVAVDPDNHEPETLNAIRENGRGLAGISGERIWVELKKMVVGNHVAHLLELIYSLELAQYLGLPPDGNVEEMKRVCQNAKDHSPKPMTILASLFHSPEEVEKMDLRLKVSKEEKTLALFLVKHRQELCKNEDEPEGLKPFTDYIIDSRELDSKTKVCELLKYQGEERLLAHLCRWSIPHFPVSGHDLRRIGVTSGKEIGVTLQKLRDIWKKSHYQMDKDELLSYVKV; translated from the exons atgTGGAGTAGAATACTGAGTCCTTGTCTAATTAGTGGAAGTTTTCATTGGAGGAGTCTCTTTACCATGCAGCTGAAAAGCAGTGAGTTTCAGTCTCTGTTCAACGATGGACTCAATGGGTTAGCAG aggTGTTTGAGAAGCATCAGTATGAGCTCAGAATCGCTGGAGGTGCTGTACGGGACCTGCTGTCTGGAAAGCGACCTGAAGATGTGGACTTTGCCACCACAGCCACTCCAGAGGAGATGAAGCAAATGTTCCAAAGGGCTGGGATAAGGATGATCAATAATAAAGGGGAGAAGCATGGGACCATTACAGCAAGA TTACATAATGAGAACTTTGAGGTGACCACATTGAGGGTGGATGTTCAGACGGATGGGCGTCATGCAGAAGTGGAATTCACCACAGACTGGCAGAAGGATGCTGAGCGGAGAGACCTCACTATTAATTCCATGTTTTTAG GTCTTGATGGCACATTATATGACTATTTTAAAGGGTATGAAGATCTCCAGAACCGTAAAGTGCGCTTTGTTGGCAGTGCTAAACAAAGAATCCAGGAGGACTACCTGAGAATACTGCGCTATTTCAG aTTCTATGGAAGAGTAGCTGTGGATCCTGATAACCATGAGCCAGAAACACTAAATGCCATCAGGGAAAATGGCCGTGGATTGGCAGGCATATCTGGAGAAAGAATTTGGGTGGAACTAAAGAAAATGGTGGTTGGAAACCATGTTGCTCATCTTTTGGAGCTGATATACAGCCTAGAACTGGCTCAGTATTTGG GTTTACCTCCAGATGGCAATGTTGAGGAGATGAAGCGAGTGTGTCAGAATGCCAAAGACCACTCTCCCAAACCCATGACTATCCTGGCCTCTCTCTTCCACAGCCCAGAGGAGGTCGAGAAGATGGACCTCAGACTGAAGGTGTCCAAAGAGGAGAAGACTCTGGCTCTGTTTCTGGTCAAACACAGACAGGAGCTCTGCAAGAATGAAGACGAGCCAGAGGGCCTCAAACCCTTCACTGACTACATAATTGAT AGTCGGGAGCTGGATTCAAAGACTAAGGTGTGTGAGCTTCTGAAGTACCAAGGTGAGGAGAGGCTCCTGGCACACCTGTGCAGGTGGTCCATCCCTCACTTCCCTGTCAGTGGTCATGATCTAAGGAGGATTGGTGTCACATCGGGCAAGGAGATAGGTGTCACTCTACAGAAGCTCCGCGACATCTGGAAGAAAAGTCATTATCAGATGGACAAAGATGAACTCCTAAGCTACGTGAAGGTGTAA
- the si:dkey-178o16.4 gene encoding vasopressin V2 receptor: MIWFSANNSNSTWESTQSEDDQRDERLAQVEIALLSFIFITAGMLNFGLLLVLWKRRKQLSRMRVFVFHLCVADLVVAFFQVCPQLIWDITDRFVGPDVLCRLVKYLQVVGMFASTYMIVVMTIDRYQAICNPMVTFQRRRARWNGSVCAAWCISLIGSLPQIFIFSRVEVAPGVHDCWAQFIKPWGPRAYVTWTTLVIFVLPILTVVVCQVRICQTLHLNFQMKTHQVGEAISKPMASRASSVTGVSKARVKTVRMTVVIVLAYVICWTPFFTVQLWSVWDVEAPTQTATFTILMLLASLNSCVNPCIYLLFSGKLPKRLAALLCVAEANTKDSLQEEATMVSSLYISLKSLSDCR; encoded by the exons ATGATTTGGTTCAGTGCCAACAATAGCAACAGTACTTGGGAGAGCACTCAGTCAGAAGATGACCAGAGAGATGAACGCTTAGCTCAGGTGGAAATCGCACTTCTTTCCTTCATTTTCATCACTGCGGGAATGCTGAACTTCGGGCTCCTGTTGGTGCTATGGAAGCGGAGGAAGCAGCTCTCCAGGATGCGCGTCTTCGTTTTCCACCTGTGCGTCGCCGATCTAGTGGTTGCGTTCTTCCAAGTTTGTCCCCAGCTCATATGGGATATCACTGACAGATTCGTGGGTCCTGATGTCTTGTGTCGCTTGGTGAAGTACCTACAGGTTGTAGGAATGTTTGCCTCTACTTATATGATAGTAGTGATGACGATAGACCGATATCAAGCCATCTGTAACCCCATGGTGACCTTCCAAAGGCGCAGGGCTCGCTGGAACGGCTCCGTGTGCGCTGCCTGGTGTATCTCTCTCATCGGCAGCCTCCCGCAGATTTTCATCTTCTCTCGGGTCGAGGTGGCTCCCGGTGTGCACGACTGCTGGGCTCAGTTCATAAAGCCGTGGGGACCGAGAGCATACGTGACTTGGACGACTCTGGTTATATTTGTTCTGCCCATTCTGACGGTAGTCGTGTGCCAAGTGCGCATCTGCCAAACCCTGCacttaaactttcaaatgaagacgCACCAGGTTGGAGAGGCGATCAGTAAGCCGATGGCTTCAAGAGCCAGCAGCGTGACAGGAGTGTCCAAAGCGAGGGTGAAGACTGTGAGGATGACTGTGGTCATAGTACTCGCGTACGTCATCTGCTGGACGCCTTTCTTCACGGTGCAGCTCTGGTCTGTTTGGGACGTCGAGGCGCCCACACAGA CTGCAACCTTCACTATCCTGATGCTGCTGGCCAGTCTGAACAGCTGTGTGAACCCCTGCATCTACCTGCTTTTTAGTGGGAAGCTTCCCAAGAGGCTTGCAGCCCTTCTTTGTGTGGCTGAGGCCAATACGAAGGACTCCCTGCAGGAGGAGGCCACCATGGTCAGCTCCCTGTACATCAGTCTCAAGAGCCTGTCTGACTGCCGATGA